The DNA sequence tcttactctttcTTTGTTTTACATATCTGTGCCATTTTTGTAATGAAAGGGAGGGTACATTTCGACTGATCTGACACTAACCACAAGTTCAcagtatttttgtgttttatgtctAACCAATTAACCGAGCCAAGTCCTCTTCTCCTCCGTCTCCATTGACCTCCTCGTGGCCTTTCACAGCATCGATCAGCCTGACCCAGAAGGCCGCCCGCTCCTGTGGCTGCTCGGGCCACAGCAGGTAAGTCTTCCTGCGTACAATCCTGCGTAGACGTGCGTAGGGGGACAGGCAGCGTTCAGGGATCTCCTCCAGgaacaccagcagcaggacatCTCTGCCGTCACACAGCAGCCTCAGACTGGCCAGCTGGAACTCCACGGAGCACCACTCTCTCTGCAGGTAGTGGCGCGTTACCATGCAGATGGTGCGACGAGACCTGTAGATGGCTGACTCGATGTTCTCCAGGAACCCTGTGGTTCAGGCACAGCCTGAGCCTAGGTCCAGGGGTCGCAGGCCTCTCCAGATTAGGCACCAGTTGTCTCATCACCCACTCCTCGTCTTTAGAGCTGTAGGAGATGAATGCATCATACTGAAATGTGGCCCCTGCTCCCCCTTACGTCCACCAAGCTTTGCTTTGATGATGAGCAACAGGTAGCGCATGGCCGGACCTTGTAAATGCCAGGCCAGgccaacacacacaaataatacatCTATTACAGAGCAGGTGATGAAGAGAGTGAATGAAACATGTTCATAGGAGCAGGCCTTATCGTCAAACTGCCACAGGTGGGGAGATCCCCGGTTGTtatcaccagaggtgtcaaaagtattcacattcattactcaggtagaagtataaatactagagtttaaaaatactcctgtagaagttgaagtatcaactcaagttttttactcaagtaaaagtacaaaagtactggtttcaaaactatttaaagtattcaagtaaaagtaatgtaatgagaaaaacagccattaaggacaaaagccattgaaaatgaatgcatcttagtataatgcaaatatattaaagaaccatatatgtgtactattgagcaataacatgtgtttcagagagcagaagatatgatgactagttgcctataagtattgtaatggtgcaaaaagtcaaacttcagaggcatgttatcatttattacctttattggaatgtacatccaagtttagttgcaggaatctgagggcaacggatgtaagaacaaaactggacaagaacatctgaaacaaccacaaccaaattcactctatccggatggcgcaatttaactggatagtttatttttaaaggccgaaatgaaatagagtaacaaggccgaaatgaaatagagtaacgaggccgaaatgaaatagagtaacgaggctgtttttaaaatgtaaggagtaaaaagtacagataattgcgtgaaaatgtaaggagtaaaagtaaaaagtcgtctgaaaaataattactccagtgaagtatagataaccaaaatttctacttaagtaaggtaacaaagtatttgtgcttataatttttttatttttttttattctcattaaattatggaatcatttttcaaaatgtctcaaaatatgcctatttgtggaaaaaatatgtagtatttgagttacataaaagcttgttatttgttttcttcctaattgtccttgtggtcaagaacccccaacacaaaaatggtttggccgctgatcaaaatttgatgttatcatttaattcaaccattagaatggtcaaaatgtccggtcagcacaagtccggtgctcagaaaagaagagaaaagagaagaagaaaatagaggcctcagagattctctacacacaTTCAAAaaagggtggtgacggtgaagctagaattaataaagtcagcgacggcgtagagcaaggtaagaaacagcgcagccaacgtttaccaaccttgtaacttaacctggctatctctaatgttaacgtccattagcttgtataaaaacctgaagagcagagggagaggagaggaagaggagaaggagagatccgggcgcaggggggcccatcttagattattttgtccggggcccaggcaagactgtcagctggcctgcctCCTGTCCTGTGTTGCTTCGATTGTAAATGCACTTAGGGCCTATATGCTGCTGCTTCCTGATATTGACAATTTTCTCTCATATATGATAACTGCAGTTTTGAGGAAGGATGTGAGTATACTGACCTATTCATACCCCCGAGTCTCTCTCTTTAACAGGAAACTCATTTGGCCACAATATTTAGGCTGTACAGGTTTCTGTTGCTTTTGACTGACCACCGCATCACTTCTCTTCCCGGCTTCTCCACACGGGGGCGCCATCCACATGGGCCTTGCTTTACCGACGCCGCAGTACAGAGCTAAAACCTCTGAACAAACGCagaaaagacatttaaaaaaggaagaaaaacgaTGAGAGACTGGTGGTTCCATCAGAGAAACGTCTTCAGTGCTGTGTTTAATTATAAGTCAAAACAACGAGAGACAGGAGGTGAAAGCAGAAGTAGAAACACAGTCCCCACATCTTTACATTATCACAGCTAAAGATAACCACTAAAGATGAAGTTAAAGAGAAGTTAACACTTAAAATTATACTTTACAAGTAAGAACAGCAGTCAAACCTGCAGCAAAAGCTAGATTTCTGGTCACTGGACAATAGTGTATATAATATGGAGAAACATGAAATCAAGTCTTTTGACTTGTGAACAGTTTTTTCGCCACTTCTGCAGGTGCATTTTATGTGAATTTTctgttttaaatatattttattgtggtTTGATCTTAAAGTACTAGTGTTACAAAAAATTAGTTGAAGAATTTTAATCTATAAGCTCTTCAAGATCTGACATAATGAAAGTAAGGGACATTTTAACAACTATagcctacaggactgtctcagaaaattagaatattgtgataaatttctttattttctgtaatgcaattaaaaaaacaaaaatgtcatacattctggattcattacaaatcaactgaaatattgcaagccttttattattttaatattgctgattattatggcttacagtttaagattcccagaatattctaattttttgagataggatatttgagttttcttaagctgtaagccatgatcagcaatattaaaataataaaaggcttgcaatatttcagttgatttgtaatgaatcctgtatgacatttttgcattacagaaaataaaggactttatcacaatattctatttttctgagacagtcctgtatgcataGGCCTACTAGATTATGTTACTGATCATAGTAAAAGTAGtataaagtaaaacattttttaaaagcatAGAGATTTATCCTGCTTCTGCTTATAAagtctctgtctttctttctcctccattaTTACTTTCTTGATTTTGTTGGATTATTTTCATATGTTCTGCACTTACAATTTAGTATTCAGTTGGTACTGCAGACTGTTCCGGTTATTGTGGTTCACAGTAAAAACCACGCTACAACACATGACAGCTCTGGTTTCCACTGTAGTAGCATAATGCATTATGGGATACCAAGTAGAGTGGTCAGCTGCTCAGTGGAAAGTCCCAGAAGTTGCAAACCACCTCTTTACTTCTTGCATACTTTGTGCAGTTGCTCCCATACTATAAACTAGTATGTATTAGTAGTATAGTCCTGTAGTCCCCTCAGTCATGATGTTGTCTGTAGATCAGCGGGTTGGTTTCATTATTGTTGATGTGGGACAAAGTACGGTGAAGTTATTCAGTTATCCCAGGAAACAAGTGGGACAGTGGTTGGTTTTTGCCGGTAGTACCGacgggcagtactggagttgaggagggatgatggggatggcatcccccctgaaataaaaacggtccaaatcaccccccctgtaaaactgccatcccctctttccatccattatttcatttcatcaatggatgtggttttactgctatttcaacatttagagtcatcaccagaaaaataactccagaaaaataacttatttgacaattttcacctgtttcaagtaaattttcacttgaaataagtaggaaaatctgccagtgggacaagatttatcttctcattacaagcaaaaaaatcttgttccactggcagattttttttttcaagtgaaaatctacttgaaacaggtgaaaattgttgttgagattttttttatcactgctattatttgtaatatgcacaaattatctgtcccccgaTACAATCacccccatatgataaaatcaccatcccccctgatttcttttcacaactcgagtactgccgaCAGGAGACCACAAGAAGTAAAGGATACTTCCACTGTGCACTGTGGAGGTGCCTTTTTTGCCGCTCTAGAGGCCTTTACTAACAGTAAGCACAGCAAAGGTTCACAGGCTGGAACTTGAACTGGGATGCCTGCACGAGGACTGGAGCCTCCGTATACGAGCTGCCTGTTTATCCATCagcaaaactgatattttaacatgtaaacactcctttttttaatgttgataaGTAACAGTTTAATCTGTTTTACACAAATATCTTAAGCTATTAAAATCAAACCTTCATTTGTGATTTGATTttgctgatttatttatttatatatttattgcgTTATTTTGCCTTTCcgtattatttttaaataatgtgaTCATTCAGACACATCTCGGTATAAATTGGGGAGTGTTAAACTGATCAGACGTGTGTACGGCCTGTTTGGGATGAACATCCACCGGCcgctctctgctggtcctgGCAGCTGACCTTTGTGTATGAAGCGTTTCCGTGGTGACGAGGCCGGAGGACGCGGACAGACCGGCGCTCGGTGCTCGTGCTCGGGGGAAGACGTGTAGTCTTAGATTTGGTCCATGCGACGCTCATCTCCGCGGCCCTGACCTTTACAGGGTGGGGTCTCCAGGACGGAGAGGAGGAGAAGCACAGAAGATGCCGTCCACGGATGGCAGTTTGACTCAAGGAGTTGCTTCACCTTTATCACAGCCTCACTGCAATGTTGGACAGATAAAGGTGTACTGCCACTTTAGCTCCACTCGTCTCTTTATTTGTCTCTGAGTGTCTTCTTAAATGATACTTGCTGCAAATTCTTGCTGCTCAGCAACAAACTGGTGCCATCACATCAACCAATATTGCGTTTATGGTTTCTTTGCACTTTTAAGacaatttatattatatatatatatatatatatatatatatatatatatatatatatatatatatatataatatactgtatatatatatatatatatactgtatatatattaaatagttcactgccttcacttttatagaaaaacaacaataactgtggtgtatgatacatttattttcatCAGATAAAATGAAcatgacatatatatatatatatataaaacatttcacatgaattatatttattttatttacaatatttacaaatCCATTAAAAGGATTGTCTCGCTGCAGGATTTTTAATGGACTCAAATGTTCATATCAAACTCCTCAGTGTTTATGCCGctttttcaaattattttaagGTGGACATTAATGTAACAATCAACATCCGtagtgcatttaaaaaaaaaaaaaatgcgttCACATTTTCATTCAATGCCTTTTGACTAATAAGGTGCAAATGCTTTAATGAAGATACACTGATAGTAAGAGTGACAGTCTTCTTCCAGCTTGTGAAAGTCAAAAGGCATACGAGTAACAATGAAGATGGCTGCATTTGACTCCTGGGAGGTTGTTGGTTTTGTTACAGTCAGCGGAGCAGAGGGTTAGCAGTCAGGAGCCGTCAGGGGGCTCGGAGGACACTGGGCTTCCAGGCGTTGTATGGATGGAGGTCTCTTTGGAGGTTTGGCGGAGGAGGGGATGTCGGTGAAAACGACTGATCGTCCGTCGGGGCAGAGCAGCACGCTGGAGTCTGCCTCACACTTGGTAGTTCTGCTCGGCCACAAGGCCTCAGTCGGCCTCAGGCCGAGACCACCTGGAGAGAGGACCTCGGTATTCACCACGGATGCTTGACTCATCTTGATCAGCATGTCCAACGACTGCTTACGACTCTCCAGCGAAGCCCTCGTCGCCCTCTTCTCGCTCTCGCTctcgtcctcgtcctcctccttttTATCCTCCAGaccctcgtcctcgtcctcctcgcTCTCTGCTGCGTTGTCTTTAAGTCTGTCGTCCTCTTTTGTGTTCTGCTCCCCATCTGGGTCCGTTGGGTCTCTCTTAACTGAGAGGTCGAGTGGTCCGTCGCTCTGCTCGGCCGTCCGCTCCAGCGCCTGGTGAATGTGGGACAGCTCGCTCCGGATCTTGTTCAGGTGTTCCCAGAGGTGTCGTTGGGCAGGAAGGTCCTCCTTCTCCAGGTAGGAGATTTTGTGTTCGGCCTCCTGGTACTCCTGCAGTGCTTTGGAGAGATCCCCGAGGAGAGCGGCCACCGACTCTGAAGCTCCCGCTTCCATTGTCCTGACCGCAGTCGAGTCTTGGCTGGCGGTTCTCCCTGCCGTCGGAATAAGGGATTTTTCACTTTTGGGTCTGGTCGGAGGATCGTTGTACCACAATTCACCTGACCGCTCCTGGAGTTGAGCATCCTGTACGCTAAAATTTGGGAAGAAATCAAagtttttaatttgaaatactTTTCACAGTAACAATACCTTTACTgagtgtagggctgggcgatatatcgagattttaatatatatatcgatatattttcaaacgcgatatggtacgaaacaatatcgtttatatcgattttaaaaaaaaaaaaaaaaaaaaaatatttgaatttttttttttgttttttttttttgattttgatatagcttatttggtgacaaattgacttgaatgttttatttgagatttgcacaaatgttttgttatttgcacaactgtcaacctcagtggaaaagtctgcctgttactgtctacattgtattaattgcacagtgtattttaatttaattgttatgcaggaaagggatatttgttttattttattcaagaagcatttttattctctatatgcaggcagtttatttttatttcatttgttttatacattttgatattgtgcagacctctgttaataaaggaacctgtgtgacatttgacacgaggctttgtattaaaactgactgtttttttaagggtttgcctcagaaaaaaaatgaagctaacagagatgctatgctataatgctttgggggaaaccccaattatggcacagaaaaaatatcgagatatatatcgagtatcgccattcagctagaaaatatcgagatatgacttttggtccatatcgcccagccctaactgagTGTAAAATAGGCCTTTTCTTTACCTGTTCTGGGAGAGATGTTTTTCTGTTGATGCGGTCTGAATGTTTTTCAGAAGATTGAACGTAAAGCCCATAGGGGACTTTTTCTCCACAGGTGTTTCAAGACCTGACAGTGCAGCTCCTGTTCTCTTGAGACCCGCATTAGCTTTGCTTTCCTTGGCTGTAGCTGGTATTTTATCCCCCAGCCTGTATCCCTTATCAGGGGAGTCTCTCTGAGGTGACGCCCACCCGGCAGGGGAGACGGGGTTTCCTGGGCGCAAAGCAGGCACTTTCCACAGGTTGACTTTAGGCTGGAAGCTGGACAAAGGACTTGCCTCCAGACTGTTTGTGTTGGTCTTGAGAGATTTGCTGGCGTCGCTCTGGGTGGAGGCCGCTCCGAACGTGTGCTCACACAGGAAGGGGTAGTAGAGACGAGGGGGGATGAGAGCtctgtctgcatgtgtgttggAGGCGGTGTGCATCAGCTGAGCCGCCGACGCCAGGAAAGGAAGCTGGGCGAGTTGGGCGTGGGTCTGAGTGCTGACCCCGGTGGCTGCGGAGGGAATAGCAGAGTTCATGTAGGAAAACAGGCTGGGGCTGATGGGATAACCCACGCCGAGCACTGACAGGTTGAGTCCGGTGGGATCCTGGTAGTCCAccaggtttggaggaggagggtAACAGGGTATTGAGCCACTCACTCGAGGCTGAGAACCTTCTGCTTTGGACTTGGTGTGGCTGGACGCTAGCAGCCGCCACTGCTCAGACAGGAGTCCAGGAGCCGTCAGACACGTCTTTGACAGCTTATAGTGTCTCAGCTGGGCCTCGACCTCTACAGAGCGCGCTCGTAACAGCTGATCTTCCAGAGAAAGCATATCAGCCATCAAGAGCTCTGACTCTGGCTGTTTGTTCCTCTTGGCGGTTCCCTCCGTAGCATCTCCTTTGCGGCTGTTGGAAATGTCTTTGGCCCCTCCGTTGATCTCCACTCGCTCACATTGTGGTCCCTCTTCTTCTCCATGGATTTCTCTCCCCTCACCTTCATCTACTCCAGACTTCTGTTGTGCTTGCTTCCCCTCCGAGTTCACCTCCTGCTCTATCTCTATCTCTATCTCATCTTTCCCGGCAGGATTCAGGCCGTGCACCTGCTGGAAGGGTCGCAGCTGGTCCGGGTGCAGGACGTTGCCTTTTTTATACGGCCAATCGGACTCTATGAGCAGAGACAAGGAGTTCTTGCAGAGGCTGTACTTCATATGGTTGTACAGGTGGGACTTCTCCATGCAGGTGAACGGGCACTGGAAGCATTTGTAATTGTAGGGTTTGCCCCATGGTCGGGGAATATAGTGAGGCTTCTTAGGTTTACGCTCCTTGTGTTTGCTGGCAGATGTCACTTTGCAAATATCATCTTTCGACATGATTTGACGCTTCACTTTCAAGGAGTactagggggaaaaaaactttGCTTTCTCAAGGTAATAGTctaaattcttttgtttttagtgCCAAGGTGCATTTTCTTTTATGGTTGTGTTTTTCCTCAatttttcaagcagaaaatgatCATTTGCATCCTTTTGATAAACAGCgcctgcaaattaaagaaagaaacaagaatTAATTTATTAATGAGCCTTAGGTTCAGCAGAATGAAGGTTTGGGCATCATcaataaacctgtctctttataagtgcaataaccagtaaatacctcaaatacctcaagtatttttgaaaatatttgtaaattttttgtaaatattatcagtttttttggtgtttactatttttttctctcttgtacatactctttttctactttttatattgctctttttattatttaactatttattggttatttctattttaaattttttgtataaagcatgtgtgtgttttggctgctgcacgactgaatttctcctctgggagatcaataaagtcttctattctattctattctattctatcttGTTGTTCGCCTGGATTCATCATATATTTTCCTCATTTAGTATTAATAGTTTGCATTTCAGTATGACATCTTAAGAGAGATAAAGTTGGGTGTGCACTGAAGTGTACGATGTATCATTATGCACATATGTGTTTTATGGGAGCACATTTGCTGCCTTGCTAAGCAGAGGGTTGCCACTAACCTAACTGCAGGGAGGCCTAAGCTGCATCATTCTCACTGTACCTGCCACTGCTCATTAGTTCCAGTGCAGCACCAGGCGATAGCAGGGTCCATGGCTAGGGGGGGAAAAGGCCATCATAGGGGACCCTGCACCTGTGCATGGGGGTCTTGCAACCCTGGGCTTCAGTACGGACCCTTCCAGGGCAGCTACGGGCACAGAGCAGCCTAGCTGAGGATGGCGTAAGGATGCTAGGGTGAGAAGTTGGGGGTTTGAGGCCTGATTCCTAATGAGAGCCTGGCATCATGCCTAAAGGGGGTCATTAGTGCCAGGATGGAGATCTGGGTCAGGACATGGTGCTCAAGTTCAACCATTCTCCTGCACCGTCTCATGTAACTACCTTTCAATTTACAGTTGGCTCATGTTTGATAAGCAGTAATAGTAGCGACAATGATGGGCAGTTATTTTGTTCATAAAAGACAAAGATCATTCGAAACTTGTGACTGGTGTtttacaatttttatttttgtttagatttagaggtgtcaaagtctggaatagttggtaccatattgcaaacaattgtaggtccctatccattttcaaaagtcgctcaagagagcatttaattcaacaatgtagtcaagaaagctcttaatgttcttttgcacttcatattccgtgttgccatttgttcagcttaatactcatattttcatgatcatgtatacagtaatttttttatcttttttttattattttttttattattttattttcattcatgttctacatgcaatttttatgatttacttttatttttatgattttgtatcctcataagtattttgttaaatgttattaggtgggggctcctcat is a window from the Cololabis saira isolate AMF1-May2022 chromosome 19, fColSai1.1, whole genome shotgun sequence genome containing:
- the LOC133419253 gene encoding LOW QUALITY PROTEIN: toll-like receptor 13 (The sequence of the model RefSeq protein was modified relative to this genomic sequence to represent the inferred CDS: inserted 3 bases in 2 codons) — its product is ISYLKKLECDNNRGSPHLWQFDDKACSYEHVSFTLFITCSVIDVLFVCVGLAWHLQGPAMRYLLLIIKAKLGGRKGXAGATFQYDAFISYSSKDEEWVMRQLVPNLERPATPGPRLRLCLNHRXFLENIESAIYRSRRTICMVTRHYLQREWCSVEFQLASLRLLCDGRDVLLLVFLEEIPERCLSPYARLRRIVRRKTYLLWPEQPQERAAFWVRLIDAVKGHEEVNGDGGEEDLARLIG
- the prr35 gene encoding proline-rich protein 35 encodes the protein MSKDDICKVTSASKHKERKPKKPHYIPRPWGKPYNYKCFQCPFTCMEKSHLYNHMKYSLCKNSLSLLIESDWPYKKGNVLHPDQLRPFQQVHGLNPAGKDEIEIEIEQEVNSEGKQAQQKSGVDEGEGREIHGEEEGPQCERVEINGGAKDISNSRKGDATEGTAKRNKQPESELLMADMLSLEDQLLRARSVEVEAQLRHYKLSKTCLTAPGLLSEQWRLLASSHTKSKAEGSQPRVSGSIPCYPPPPNLVDYQDPTGLNLSVLGVGYPISPSLFSYMNSAIPSAATGVSTQTHAQLAQLPFLASAAQLMHTASNTHADRALIPPRLYYPFLCEHTFGAASTQSDASKSLKTNTNSLEASPLSSFQPKVNLWKVPALRPGNPVSPAGWASPQRDSPDKGYRLGDKIPATAKESKANAGLKRTGAALSGLETPVEKKSPMGFTFNLLKNIQTASTEKHLSQNSVQDAQLQERSGELWYNDPPTRPKSEKSLIPTAGRTASQDSTAVRTMEAGASESVAALLGDLSKALQEYQEAEHKISYLEKEDLPAQRHLWEHLNKIRSELSHIHQALERTAEQSDGPLDLSVKRDPTDPDGEQNTKEDDRLKDNAAESEEDEDEGLEDKKEEDEDESESEKRATRASLESRKQSLDMLIKMSQASVVNTEVLSPGGLGLRPTEALWPSRTTKCEADSSVLLCPDGRSVVFTDIPSSAKPPKRPPSIQRLEAQCPPSPLTAPDC